A single genomic interval of Physeter macrocephalus isolate SW-GA unplaced genomic scaffold, ASM283717v5 random_1523, whole genome shotgun sequence harbors:
- the LOC114485373 gene encoding VPS35 endosomal protein-sorting factor-like, with protein sequence MSQETYLYHVDRVDSNDSLYGGDSKFLAENNKLCETVMAQILEHLKTLAKDEALKRQSSLGLSFFNSILAHGDLRSNRLNQLSVNLWHLAQRHGCADTRTMVKTLEYIKKRSKHPDMGHLTELALRLPLQTRT encoded by the exons ATGAGCCAGGAGACCTATCTCTACCACGTAGACAGAG TTGACTCCAATGACAGCCTGTACGGGGGAGACTCCAAGTTTCTGGCTGAGAACAACAAGCTGTGCGAGACGGTGATGGCTCAGATCCTGGAGCATCTGAAAACCCTGGCCAAGGACGAG GCCCTAAAGCGCCAGAGCTCGTTGGGCCTTTCCTTCTTTAACAGCATCTTGGCCCATGGGGACCTGCGCAGCAACAGGCTTAACCAGCTGTCCGTCAACCTGTGGCACCTGGCACAGAGGCACGGCTGTGCGGACACCAGGACCATG gTGAAAACTCTGGAATACATCAAGAAGCGAAGCAAACACCCGGACATGGGGCATCTGACCGAGCTGGCCCTCAGGCTCCCCCTGCAGACGAGGACCTGA